Proteins encoded in a region of the Lepeophtheirus salmonis chromosome 6, UVic_Lsal_1.4, whole genome shotgun sequence genome:
- the LOC121120382 gene encoding U-scoloptoxin(01)-Cw1a, translating to MKTQICLSLISIALIAFAVSQDLIELPTDLSFSCDGRSYGYYADPSTNCQVFHICLGDGDVKWTFLCPNQTIFNQEYFVCDYAINVDCGSAESFYTLNENFGVVEDSVRK from the exons ATGAAGACTCAAATTTGTTTATCCCTTATTTCTATCG CTCTCATCGCTTTTGCAGTATCACAAGATTTGATCGAGCTCCCTACTGATCTATCCTTCTCTTGCGATGGACGGTCTTATGGATACTATGCGGATCCTTCTACTAATTGTCAAGTATTCCACATTTGTCTCGGGGATGGAGACGTCAAATGGACTTTCCTTTGTCCCAATCAAACCATCTTTAACCAA GAATATTTTGTATGTGACTATGCCATCAATGTTGACTGTGGCTCAGCAGAGTCTTTCTATACTTTGAATGAAAACTTTGGTGTGGTTGAAGACTCTGTACGGAAGTAA